CGGTCCTGCGCTGGGCTGCACGGTCCCGGCGCGGGGTCCCTCCGCTCTTCCCCTCAACCGAGCGGTGGGGCGCGGGCGGGCCCGAGGCTACTGAGTTCCCGCGGGGCCTGGGGCAGCTcggccccccacacccccccccacgGCACTGACACCTGCTACACCTGACAGGTGTGGGGACGACTGACATTGAGCCCCTCTTCCCGCGCTTACGTCTGCCCGCGACTGCCGCCCGTGTGTCCACGGGGCTGTGGATCTGCCTCGGGTTTGTGGGATCTTTTCATGCACCGACCCTGTCGGCTCAAAGTGCTATAGACCCCTCTCCCGGGGTGTGGCTGCTCCTGCATCTCCCCAGGGGGGCTCAGCAAACTGACGACCTTAGGGCGCTCCAGGCTGCCTCGCGGCCCGCCTCCGGCTCTGAGCGGCTCACCCAGCACCCCTCCACCAGCTCAGCGCGGGGGCAgtgctcccctcctcctctgcagaTGTGGAGGCTCCTCCCTCCGGGGGAGAAATTGGTCAGGAGAGGACCCTCCCCGGccgccaccccccctcccccgctgctGGCTGCAGCCAGACGGCTTTGGGGGCCAGCTGCCCGGGGTGACAGGTGGGCTGGGAAAGGTGTCTGGGGCACATCCATCTCGGAGGGGAGGGGCACCCCAAAACAGACCAACCACACACTCGGCCAGGGCTCCTCAGCGGCCCAGGCTGGACGGAGTCCCCAGGAGCCGGGGCCACAGGAGCCCCGACCCTCAGGACGGTGGCGGGCTGGCGGGGCTGACCCagcaggggctggaggctgggccGGCCCAGGCGGCCCCCAGTGCTGCTGCCAGTGTGAGAGTGGGTGGCCCTCGAGGACACAGGCCCTGGACTGGCCTCCGCGCTCCACGCTGCCTCTCCTCACAGCATGTGGCCATCGTCTCGGGCCCTGCGAGCACGTGAACCCAGGCCCCCGGGGTCAGCGGGAAGGGCAGCGGGAAGAcagggcagcagctgcagcaggagAAGCCGGCTCCGCGGGGCTCCCGGCTGTGCCCACAAAGCTCTGGTCCTCCACTCACCGCCACGGGGACAGGGACGGGACGGCCGCAGGGGAAGGGAACAGCGCCTGTGGGGCCGAGTGGGGCTGTGGTTATGGTCCCTGCTCTTCCTCAGTGCTGCCCAGCCCCTCAAACAGTGCAgcagtggggggggaggggaggtgggatggagggaggggtaATGGAGGGGGGATgtggggatggagggtggagatggagggtgggggtggagatggagggtagggatggagggtggggagaggtggggatggagggtggggggaggtggggatggagggtggggatggagggtggggtgaggtggggatggagggtggggggaggtggggatggagggtggggatggagggtggggtgaggtggggatggaggggggcaatggagggtggggatggagggtggggagaggtggggatggagggtggggatggagggtggggtgaggcggggatggagggagggaatggagggtggggatggagggtggggagaggtggggatggagggtggggatggagggtggggatggaggggaggagggagggggatggagggggggaTGGACCACTGAGCTCTCAAGGCCACTGAAGCCTGTGCTTCTTCCCAGCTCAGGAAGGGTGTGTCCGGGCAGCGTGTGGGTCGCTGGGGGGAAGCCtaggcagggcagggaggcctgttccctccttccctgtccttgCCAGCAACACCCGCCTCCCACGCAGCCTCCCACGGCCTCCCCAGGACGAACTCCCCTAGTTCCAGGTGGGCAGGGCACCAGCCGTACTGCTCTGGCTCCAAGCTCTGGGGGACAGCATCCATCCCATTCCCTAGCAAAGCCAGGAAGCCGCCTTGCCACCCTGGCGACCCCCCCTCCGGGTGCTCTAGTGGAGACCCCCTGAGGAGGGTTCAGCTGGGGCTTGGACACAAAACCTGAGAAAGGCAGCAATCCTCGAaggagaagtggggagggagtccccaccccccacccggtGGTGCACATGCAGAAGTGTGGCCCAAGCCCACCCGGGGGCCAGACACCTGTGGGTCCCCTCGGAAGCCTCTCCTGTAAGCCCAGCAGGGAGCAGTGGAGCCCCCGGGAGGGCATGCCCACCTGTGAGCAACCAGGGTTTCCAGGTCACCCTTTGAGAACCTTCTTCCTTTGCGTCTCCTAAGAAAGTCACTGTTGTCGCTccgggggcaggagaggaggggatggtGCGCTTCGAACAgcaggaaactgaaaaaaaaaaaaaaaaaaaaaaaaggaaactgccGAGCGTGGGAGGGGACGGATGGGTCTCTGCAGCGCCTGGCACAGCCTGGCACCAGCCAAGCCATCGCACAGGAGAGGACGGAGCTCAGCACCAGCTGTCGACAGGGCAAGCTCCACCGCCTCCTCCAGAAGGTGCCTGGGGTGGACGCAAGGTTCACGGGCAGCTAACGCAGAGCCCGGGGGAGGCCCCACAGCACAGAGGGGCCGGGCAGGTGCGGCGTCGGCTGGGCAACTCGGGCCTGCCAGCCGCTCAGCCTGCCACCCTCCACAACCCACTCCGCCCCTGCTAACGGAGAGGCGGGACAggagggggctggtggggggtcCCCAGGTGGCACAGCCCCATGGTGAGGTGGCCTGCCCCCTGGCAGGGTTCACTCAGCTAATACTCCGTGCCTATGGGTGCCACGCAGGTCCCGGGCCCCCCTCTCAGGACGAAAAAGCCGCATAAGTAGCAAGAGCCGTGCCGGCTGGTGCAGGCATCCACGGTGCTTGGGGCAGCGGAGCCCGGGCACGACAGGTGGGCCGCACGCCCGCTCCAAGTGCCACGGGACATCACGGAAAATGTCTAAGCAAGGGGATTACGTGGTCAGGTCTATGTTCCTAGAAGACGCAGCTGGCTGCTGGGTGGAGAGCGCACAGGGCACCGTAAGGAGGGAtactgagcaggagcccaggaggCCCTGACGCCGCCACACGCGCGGCCCCGGGCCAGGGTCATCGCACCTGCTTTTCCGCCAGCTGCTGCCCCCGGCGTTGGGTGCGGCGGTCCCCCCGGGCGGCACCCAGCCACCGAAATGGTCCAGCTCTGCCAAGGGAGTGCGGCAGTGGGGGAGCGGGTGAGGATTTGTCGGGGGGGGGGATGCCAATGCTGGCCCCAGAGGGAAGTTTTCTCAGTGGGAGAGTGGGGCAGGCCCCGCAGCCCTGGCCGGAGTGGCCGGAGTGGGGGTCCCCGAGCAGGTGAGCAGGAGTGTGGGTGAGGGCGGGCAGTGACGCCTGAGGCGACCAGTCTTATGGGGTCTGGCTGAGGGTCTGGGTGACCTGGGTGGCAGGTGGGACTAGTGCCCGGGACCCGTGGCTGATGGTTTCGACGGCTGAGCCACGGAGACGAAGCGGTGAAGGGGCAGGGCCACGTTCAGACGGGAGGCTCGGAGAGGCGGGTGGAGCAGGAGCTTTGCCCCCCTGCGGGACTCCAGTTAACACAGACACAGGCGCCCGCACCCCGGCCAGCCGCAGGCTCCTGGGCGCGgggccctcccttccctcctgctcgGGGCTCAGCTGTGTGCACACCCCCGCCTCTCTCCAGACTGCCCCCCGCCGGGACCGAGAACTCCCCCGGCCTCCTCCCGCTCAGAGGCGCTCAGAGGCCCCGTCCTGGTGGGCAGGACCCCGCGGAAGTGAATCAGGGAACATGAGGGACGGGGTCGGGACGTGGCCCCAAGATGTCGCCACGGCCCCTCCTGGCCTAACTCGGAACAGGTCTGCAATCCCGCGTGTGAGCCCAGGACTAGGGTGTTTGTGCGCACACGCGCTCGGCCCTCCCAGCTGTTCCCAAGAAGGGCTCCAGCCTGCAGGAAAATTCTAGTAACCAGCTTTCTAGGaagtggcggggggtggggtggggaggacagtcTCCAGGAAGGACAGAGCTCAGGGAGCAGCTGGGCAAGGGCAGTACGCTGCTGGAACATTCCGCTGCCAGGGAGCAGGAAGGCCCTGGGTATCCTTGCTCGGAGCACCCTTCCCTGCCGAACGCTGGCCTTCGTGGCGGCCCTCTCTGCCCTCCGACCCTGAAAGGCCTGAGGGCCCGACGCCTGTGTCCGCCGCCCCAGGCTCCGCACACGGCCCGGCTGCGCCACGGCCGCCTCCCACCCGCTGTACCAGCAGGAAAAGCCCTGGCGCCAAGGAGACTTCGGCCACGAAAGAAGGGCCCGTGGGCCCATTCCTGCCGCTCCTGTCACTCCAACCCTGTCGGGGCGTGCCCGCCACGGTCCCCAGGCTGCCACACGAGAAGTGGGGGCCGGGGAGCGGGTCTCGGCAGGCTTTACCTTCAGGAGTGTGAGCCCTGTGGCAAGGTGACGTCCCTTCACTGGCCTGACCTCCCGCCGTGCGGGGTCACCGCAGGGCACGACCGCCCACGCAGGCCCAGTAATTATCCCCCGAATCAGGCCTCCCCACAGCAGCTACTGGCCGAGTTCCAGCACGCAGCTCAGACATTCTCAGGGGCAGGAGAGAAGCGGGGGCCCCAGCAGGAGACCAAACGCTGAGTCCAGAGCAGTCCCCGTGTCCCCGACTTCCCCGGGACGTCCTCCCTCCAGAACGTCCTTTCCTCGGGGCAAGCGGCCCTCACGGGACGTGGTGCTTCTGTGTTCCACACGCTGGGACCCGAAGGCCACGCCTGGTGGAGAACCCAGGACACAACCCGAGGCCACGCTGGGGCCCGGCCAGCCTGCCAGCGCCTCGGGGACCCCGGCCGCCTGCTCCCCACCACCTGGCACCCCACCCTGTCCTCTGCCCAGAATCCGCCTTCCTACCTGCAGACTCCCCCCGACTCCCCGACTCTGCGCCCCTCCAGCCCTGGCTCCCTTGGTCGAGGCAGCTGCCCCTTTCTGCTGTGCTGCTCCAACCATTACATGGTGTTCTTGGATCACGGAGGGACACGGGCCGTGGAGGCCTGTCACCGTGGGAACGTGCTCTGGTCTTCCAGGCTGCAGTTCCCCCCGGGCCCCCGTCGTCCCCGCCGTCCGCCGCCCGCTGTGAGTACAGTCCCTGTTCACAGACTGCTGCGCTGGATAATTTGACCCCCGCCCCTGGAAAGACAGTACCTACGGATCTGTAAACAACAGAAACCAGATGAAATGTGGTTGGTTTTCTTGGTGTGCACATCTTCCAGTCCCTGGGAACCCGGAAGCAAAAATATGGCCCCTTCACCCAGCCAGCAGCTCCGGCCCTGCTGCCCCGCACTCTCTGTTCTGGAAGCGGAAACTCCGGGAGCTACCCCCCACTCCAGCCCCCCAGTCGGCGCAGCAGCCCCCGGGGTAGGCCGAGCCCTCCCAGGACAGAAACATAGCTTCCTTCTGGGTTGAGGCTGCCTCTCCTGAGCAGGGCAAAGTGTAACCCAGAGCCAAAtgttccagaaggaaaagaggaagcatGTGCTGCTGAGCAGGGCAGGAGTTGTGAATCTGTGGGACAAGCGAAGCCACCAGGCTGCCCGAAGTGCTGTGGTGCAAGCTCGGTGGCTGCAGCCAGACTGTCATCTCTGGCCTGGGGATTAACATCGATGCAGATGGTGTGTCTTGGCCCAGAATCCGTGTGACTAATTGCTCGACAAACAGGAAAGCTTTTCACCTGCCCGGAGCTCTGTCAGGGTTTCCTACCAGATGATAGCATCAGGAGCCCGAGTACAGGCAGTTTTGTTCCTTGCCGGGAGTCTCTCCTGCTGCTGACGTCAACAGAACAGAAGGCAGTACCCGGTCTGGATGGGTGCGGGGCAGGGAGCTGGTCAGCAGGCATCTGGGCCTCCGGGACAGGGACGCTCAACCCAAGGCTGGGGCCTCTGGCCTGAAGATAGGGCTCTTCTCTCGGCAATTTCCAGGAATGGGATTTTTTCCAGCACCGCAGAGAAAACAAGATAAGGTTGTAGGACAGCGGGGAGTAGAGGTAGCCGCAAAGAAGGCTGGTTCTGCCTCAGGTTGGCCTGCAGCCCAGCACCCTAGTCATTCTGTTGCTGGtttgttgggtatttttttttaagattttattttatttatttgagagacagagtactTGTATGCaccagtggggagggggagagggagaggacagagaatctgaggcagactccacactaggcatggggcctgatgtggggctcgatcccaggaccctgggaccacgacctgagctgaaacaaagagtaggatgctcaaccagatgagccacccaggtgccccctgttgcTGCTTGTAAGAGCAAACACAAGCCTGACCTAAGCTGGCCCCGAATGAGGAGGGGTTTCAGGTTTGTCCTGTAGAGCTCAGAGATGGCATCTGTCCCTGTCACCATCTCCTTAGGCCTAACTGAATGTCAGACCACAAGTACTCATGGTCTACAGccaaaaataaacagatacacATCCCCAGAGATCGGGATGTAAATGACTTCGGTGTCATTAAGGGTCCTGTACCCATGGAGCCTCTGTTGAGCACACAAACCCCAGACCCCTCCAACATGGGGACtcaaagggaggggagagaatgagaggggtCCCCTCCGAACCCCAGTCCAGCCCCCTTGGTGGAGCCACATGTGCCCTGGAAAGCCTTACTATGGACAACCTTAGTTCTGTGCACAAAATGCTTGAACACATCAGACAGAAAACCATGACCTCTCTGTGACCAACTCTCCACTCAAGACACAGGTCAGGAAAGGCAGCACCAGGCCAGCCCCGGAGGGGGACTCAGTGACCCAGCCAGCCCCTTCTCCGTGCTGCCTGCTTGACAATGTGCCCGAAGCAATCTCCCAGGATGCTGCTGCTTCtggatttttattcttatatgtgCTTGCCTTGTACTCCTGGAAAGAAACCTACACACAGAGGCTCGGGCTTTCGTATTTGTAGCCAAATTCCCACTAGGATTTCACAGGCTTGGAGAACAGACATAACCAGGCAACCCAGCTGGACCAAGGGTCAGGCTCAGCAGTGAAGGAAGGTACAACGGACGCCACACACAGGCACAGCTCCCCCCAGGCACAGGCTCCCCCACGGGCACAGGCTCCCCCATGGGCACAGGCTCGCCCACGGGCACAGGCTTGCCCACAGGCACAGGCTCTCCCACGGGCACAGGCTCCCCCACGGGCACAGGCTCCCCCCAGGCACAGGCTCCCCCACGGGTACAGGCTCCCCCCCGGGGACAGGCTCCCCCCCAGGCACAGGCTCCCCCATGTGCACAGGCCGCCCCAAGAGGCACAGGCCCCCACACAGGCACAGCCCTTCACACACCCCCGTGTGCACACACGATCTGCTGGCCATATCCACTCACTGACCTGTTGGGACGTCATTATAGAGGCTGACCTATGTCCACACCTGAGTCGGGCACAAAGTGTGGTGTGAGGGCAGGCTTGTGGGAAGGCCCCACGGTGGTGTGTACGTGGGAGGGGACGGGGAGAAGCAGGTGGCCGCTCACCAGCAGGAGCAGGCGCCACAGGAAAGTGGCGGTTGTGGCGCTAGCTGGAGCCACCCCCGGCCACCCAGGGGCTCAAGTGAGCTCCACAGCATGAggaccccaggagcccagggcctcAGCCACCGCCCCAGAAagacctctccctcctctctcccagggAGCCTGGACTCTGAGAGAAGCGAGGAGGTGCTGGGCCTCCccagtggggtgggggctccagtccacgggggtgggggctgcctctTTCACCCAAGGGCAAACCTTCCAGCACAACCCCCGGGGAGGGGCTCCCCCAGAGGCAggcagagccaggcaggggcTCCGCCCTGCTCCCCACAATGCTTCCCAAAGGCACCTCATTGCAGACCAGGAGGACCTGAGGAGAGAACCCCGAGGTCTTGCTCCCACACACCCCAGGCTGCTATGCTGGCAGGATCACAGCCCAGCTGGGGCAGAAGGCCCCGCCACCCCCTGTGCCCGGCCAGAACCAAACAGAAACCACCTCTGACCAACAGGGATCTAGGCCACCATatgtgcccctgccccccaaccccgtAAGCAGGGGGTACATGTGGGCGAGAAACTCATCTCAATGTGAGAAACCACCTCCCACTCTCCTAGCTGGAGGAAGTATGCTCAAATGCTACAGCACAGCTCTCAGACTCCCCCCCGCCCGCGGCGGGAGGCAGGCGGGGGAAACACTGATTCATCCAGAAGAGTGAACATGCCAAGTACAACGCATAAAGGCAGCCAGTGTGCGAAGTGTTTATAAAGATTGCCATGAAAACGGTTCACCTCAAAAAAGCAGCTTGGATGCTTAAGAGGTGAGTTTCCGGTCTCGGGAAAGTGTGCATTCTGTGAGTTCGGTGCCAGCAGGAGGAACCTGCCCCACTCTGCCCTAAGTGGTACCTTCCAAGCTCCCGCTGTCCTTCATCTCTGCTCCATGGGCAGCGAGTTAAAgatgggaaagaaaagcaaaagcgcCAGCCCTTCTGCACGGGGTCTCCTCTCCCCGGCCCCCACCGCCCTGCCCatcagccccagcccagccccagcccggccTCCGGGAGCTGGCTTGCTGGCCTACAGCAGGCAGGAAGGCCTCT
The sequence above is a segment of the Canis lupus dingo isolate Sandy chromosome 31, ASM325472v2, whole genome shotgun sequence genome. Coding sequences within it:
- the LOC125754142 gene encoding collagen alpha-1(II) chain-like; protein product: MQRPLSEGRGARGLGNSGPGPTPQVLRLGWCTPEPGRPSPSRSVSFEAENRPRRCTGRPGEAWAASGDTLLPAALAPPRIPAEPPTPSRVPGLAGSSGPPACSGSRPSRGPSTLAWTLLSAPRTQPGPQPGPVLPGDLPQEARTATPFPRFPGAAGSSLGPSRRPGPKDEDAAAALREPPRPRAARGPKPAREDGGEGSPPGSAQGRRRPAAPRSPRSPPPPAACPGHTDTRLSLAGRSPGRTEDRRRTPPSPCRGGLGEKQRPAPLRGRSATPPLVPHLHLSTQAPCSFQDAAAGAPGAHPGPPTPAQPGNLPPPRAISPSLFITCTIHARCGGSSLRGRNWSGEDPPRPPPPLPRCWLQPDGFGGQLPGVTACGHRLGPCEHVNPGPRGQREGQREDRAAAAAGEAGSAGLPAVPTKLWSSTHRHGDRDGTAAGEGNSACGAESRAPLSGRKSRISSKSRAGWCRHPRCLGQRSPGTTGGPHARSKCHGTSRKMSKQGDYVVRSMFLEDAAGCWVESAQGTLLPPALGAAVPPGGTQPPKWSSSAKGVRQWGSGLRTRPGCATAASHPLYQQEKPWRQGDFGHERRARGPIPAAPVTPTLSGRARHGPQAATREVGAGERVSAGFTFRSNVLSSGQAALTGRGASVFHTLGPEGHAWWRTQDTTRGHAGARPACQRLGDPGRLLPTTWHPTLSSAQNPPSYLQTPPDSPTLRPSSPGSLGRGSCPFLLCCSNHYMVFLDHGGTRAVEACHRGNVLWSSRLQFPPGPRRPRRPPPARKLRELPPTPAPQSAQQPPG